The following DNA comes from Bacteroidales bacterium.
TTTTTGGCGAGGAGCTGGTTGACGTCGGAAAGGCTGTAGTAGATTTTGGAGCCGATCTGGGAGAAGGAAATGCGCTGCTCGTCGCGCCAGGTTTGGGCAGTGCGTTTTGAGATGCCCATTAGGCGGATGAACTCGGCATTGTCGACAAAGGATTCCTTTGGACTGGCTGTAATGCCGTCAATGGTTTTGATGATGTGCTCGACTTTTGCAAGGAGCTCGTTGAACTGATCTTTAGGAATGATGATTGCTTCCATATACTTTTTGGTTTTAAGTGTATGGCGGCAAAGTAAGGTAGGAAATTAAAGTCACACTATCACAAAACAGCCACATGTGGCTCGATTTTTTGTAACAAACAGATATACAGCAATATGCCCTGTGGGCGTTTTGGGGGCTTGTGTGACTTTTGAAAAAGCGGGTTAAATATACACACATGTTACATGGATTCATGTCTTAATGTGCTGATAAACACGATTATAAAAAATTGGGTTGAAAGTGCAAAAGGGAGCAAAAATTGGAAAGCCACATCAATCACATTATTTAATGTGATTTTTAAGGCTTGTAATAGATTAGTATAGAATTATTTACAAAACTGGTTTAAGCAAGAATGTGACTTTTATGTGACTTTTGGGGAAGAATGAGAAAGCTGCTTACGAGCTATTTTATAAAGGAGCAAATAATAGTTTTTTATATTTCCAGTTCATTTTCTGAAATTGGGCGGCTTTCAGGTTTTGAGGGGCTGAGGTAAGTTCGGACGGTGGCAGGGCTGAGGGATGAGCCATCGGCTTCGCAGTAGGAATTGCAGATGTGATCGGTGGCCTGGGTTATAGACCATGGAAGGATAGGCTTACCATTAGGGGCTCTTTTCATCATCAGCTTATAATATACATCGCATAAGACATTAAGGTTTCCGTTGAAGGGCATTTTGTGGCCCTGCTTGTCATTGTTTTTTTTCCGGTTGATTTTTTCGTAAAGTAATTCCTGTTTTTCGAGGCGTTCGATTTCGAGGTTGCATTGGTGATCGAAAGGCTGTTCTTTGGTGCAGATAAAGTCGGGCGGGTTCTGACGATAATCAATGATCTGATCCTGGAGGAGGGCAATTTTTTCTTCGGTGGTTTCCAAGGTGGCGAGGTGGTCCTTTACCTGGGAGAAGGAATATTCTTTTTCGTCGGAGTAGCCGTTGAGTTTGCCGGCTGACTTTTTGGATTTTGGCTGGTTCATTTGCATGGTAAGGCGTTTAAGGCATATTTCGGAAATGAGCTTGGTGTGGCGGTGGTGGAGTGGCCGGGTGTCGAAAAGATCAATGTTGAGCTTGATTAGTTTTTCGAGGGAATTGAGCCAGCGGGATGGGTTTTTAACCTGGCTGCAATGGTAATCGAGAAAAGTGGCGATTTCGGAAAGGCCTATGGTGAAGATCTTCTGGAATAGGTTCTGACAAAATTGGTGGATAGTAAAAGGGCCGCTGATGATGATGGCGAAATCATCAGGAGTGGTTTG
Coding sequences within:
- a CDS encoding helix-turn-helix domain-containing protein is translated as MEAIIIPKDQFNELLAKVEHIIKTIDGITASPKESFVDNAEFIRLMGISKRTAQTWRDEQRISFSQIGSKIYYSLSDVNQLLAKNHRPAYTPRSRSRH